The window ATATTATCCTTATACTTCTATATACGCTTCAGAATTCATTAGAGAGAGATTAATACCATTAATCTACATAGCATATACACTAATAGGGATTCCCTCAGCGTTATTGAGCGCTAAAGTATCTAGATTTCTAGGGATGAAAAGATCTATCTTAATATTCATGGCTCTATCTGGAATAGGTCTTGTGATTGTTGCCATAGCCACAACTCTACCAGTATTAATTCTAGGGTTTACAATATCCTCCTCTTCCCTATTAATCGCCTTACCTAACTATTACTATTACATGAATAATTTGGGAAAAGGTGTCATTTCAAAAGTGTGGGCTATATCCATTTTACCTGCAGTCTTTACGCCTGTAATAGGAGGGACCATTGCCCAGTTACTGGGAATTAGGTATGTTTTCTTAACTGCAGGGTTATTCATGACTCTTTCAGGGTTACCTGTTCTAGGCTTAAAATATGAAGAACAGAGTGTTGTTTTTTACCAGAGTACTAAAAAACTGAATCCTTTGCCTGGTCTCGTAATTATCCCTATCTCATTGGCATCTCCTTTCGTATTCCTTGTCACTAAGGACATGTACAATTTGTCTTATATAACATTAGGAGTGTTAGCTACAATGAGTGAAGTCATAGGCATGATAGTGGTGTTCTTTTCTGCGGGCAAGAATAAGTTGCTTCCGATTTATCTTATATTGTTTTCACTTGTTTACCTAGTGTTTTTTAACCCCCTATTTTCCCTAGCATTTGGTCTATGGGAAGTTCTCATCCCATTAGCTATAGAGGAAGTAAATGGAAATAGTGTCAGTGCTTATTCAAGAATGATCTCTATTCAACAGACCTTCTGGCTTATAGGATATTTTGCCTCCCTTCTTGCGTTATCTGTAAAATTCTCCCTACTAATATCAGCTATCTCGTCCTTAGTTCTTGCATTCATAGCCTGGAAAACGCGGAACTTTAAAATATTCCTAGATAAATAATAGTAATGTGGACATCTTAGAATTAGCTATACTTACATTGCTGTCAGACCAAGAGGAACTAAGTATAAGGGAAATTGGAAATTATCTAGGAGTAAGGAATATCAGGTTATCAAAATCACTTAAAGAGTTAGAGAAGAAGGGGTTGATATTCACTAAAGCTCTCATAGGAAATGGAGATATGATAATTGGTATTACTGAGGAGGGTGTAAAAGAATTATATAAGAATTATATTGTATTGAGAGATTTGGTTAAAGAAATGGAATACAGCTTATGCACTAAATTTGACTGTTAGAACCACTTGAGTAAATCGTATAAGAGCTTTAAAAATTCCCCCTTATTTATTTCATAAATTACCTCTGTGTTAGGATCTTTCTTCCAGATAGAGAGATAATCTATGACCACCATACCTCTTGTCAAACAATCACAATTCTCTACATCTACAAAGTGCTTGTCTGATCTTTTAACTACACTCTCGTAGTCTAAAGCTACTGCTGTAGTAATTAAATCAGGATGAGGCGTACCTCCGATTTTTTCATTTTTCATTGAATACTCTCTATAATGAGTGTAAATATCTATATAGAACTTAGACATTTTAGTATTCATGTTCCTAATCTCCTCCCACTCCCTATTTTCCACGGGATAGTTCACTATAACGTCCCAAGGCACCATTGTTATATCAAATCCTGCATTAAATACTATCTTAGCAGCATCGGGATCAACCCAAATATTGTATTCAGCAACTGGAGTTATATTGCCTCTACCCCAAGCTGTTCCACCCATTACCCAAACTTTACTTATCTTTTCGGTTAACGTCTTATCTTTCAAATATGCCAACGCTAAATTTGTGAGTGGGGATATAGCCAAAATTTCCAGTTCCCCAGGGTATCTGTCAGCAATATCAACAATAGCGTCTAATGCCTTTTTGTTCTCAGGTTTGAGTTTTTGTGGCTTTACAATTTTATCCCCTATTCCTCCTTTACCATGAACTTCTTCTACACTCCTAAAGTCCTTGACTAAAGGCTTGTCACTGCCAGGATAAACTCTCACATTTTCCTCTCCTATATACTCCAAAGCCCATAACGCATTGTTAACCTCCTGTTGGTAAGAAATGTTTCCCTCGACAATCGTTACCCCTTCCACACTTATTCTGTGTTTTAAAAGCATGAATAAACTCATTATATCATCCTCTGCAGTGTCACAGTCAATAATGAAGTGTCTTACCATAATAGTAATTTAAGTAATGATCTTATATTTGTTGTCTCTAACGTACTTCATAATTTCACTTAGAAATTTTTATTTTTAATAAAAACACAGATTGTTTTGATATGTTAAACGAATTCCTAGAGAAAGTTAGTGATCAAGGTATATTAGTTCTAAATGATTCTGAAGGTTTTAAAAGGGATTGGACGCCGTTATTAGCCTTGAGGGAATTTTTAGGACAAACAATTGGAAAGCCGAGTGCGGTTATTAAACCTAAATCTGTGGAGGAGATCGCTAAAGTAATAAAACTAGCTAATAATTACAACGCATGTGTTGTTCCTTATGCTGGAGGATCTAGTGTTGTAGGAGGTGCTTATCATAACTCTTGCACGATTTTAGATCTATCTGAATTAAATAAGGTATTAGAACTTAATGAGGACGATCTAACAGTAACAGTTGAAGCCGGAATCAAAATTAAGGATCTAGAGGACAAGTTAAATTCCAAGGGTTATACATTAGACTATCACCCACAATCGTTTTTCCTGGCAACTATAGGAGGAGCTATAGCCCATAAAGGGTCTGGCTCCCATAGTAGTAGCAATATAGAAGAGTTATTGTTGTGGATTGAGGTAGTTTTACCCAACGGAGAAATTGTCAGAATAGGTCCAGATAAATCAGTCAGGAACTCTATGGGACCAGGAATGCTAAGTCTTTTTATAGGTTCTGAAGGTACATTGGGAGTTATCACCAAAGCAAAGCTGAAAATTAAACCCTTAGCAAATTATCACAAGGATTTAGCATTTTACTTCAATTCAATAGACGACGCCATAAAATTTGCAAAAGAATATACAGTAAGATTACCACCACCATATAGAGTTGTAGTTCATGACAGTGAAAGCGCTAATTACATGTTAGGTCTTCCGTATTTCATCTCCCTGGTTAGAGTCAGGGGCTATGACCAAGAGCTCGTCGATGTAGAAGAGAGACTCATAAAAAATATTGCGTTAAAGTATGGTGGCAAAGAGGGAGAGAAAGAAACTGTAAGGAAATGGAGGGACGTCTTTGCAAGGAACTATGAGGCGAATTTTTTGAGTCTGGTTCAGTCTGGATATTTCACCGATACTCTTGACTTAGCTGGAAGTTGGAGTATAATTCCGAAAATTTACAAGGAGTTAAGGGAGAATTTGTACTCGATTAATGGAGTTAAAAGTGTGCTTTCAAGATTTACTCATCTATATACAAATGGCACATGTTTATACGTTATGGTTATTTTGAGACAGGACCCTGAAGTACTTTTGAAAGTCTGGGAGACTGCAGCTAAGGTGGTCATAAAGTGGGGAGGAACTACATCTCATCACCATGGTGTAGGGTTCCTGAAAAAACCATGGATTTTGAGAGAAAAGGAGGATGAAGTGAGACTATATAAAATGTTTAAGCTATTACTAGATAGTAAGGGGATTATGAACCCCGGTAAGTTAGTAGATTAATTAAAGATATTTTTAACGTCCAATAATTTCTTTAACTTTAGGTAGATTTCTTTTGGTCTATCCCTTGAATAATACTTAAACTGGCTTAACTTCTCCACGTCAGCATCAAATATTACAAAGACTTTAGAATTATATATCCAATAGGCATAGCTAGGATTTGAGAGCTCTATTATCTTCTTAAAACTTTCAAAAGTGTCGTCTCCTTCAACAATTATTTCATCTCTTTCCCTGTCAACCTCCACCATAGGGACACCCTCGTCTACGCTGAATCCCTGTAATAGCACTTCTTCGGAAAAAGATGCATGGACATTAAATCTCCCGTCATATTCTACCAGTAATACTAATGGTCTAAATGAGGAAACTTTCATAATTTCCTCTTCAGTTGCATCGTTTTTGTCATATGTCAATATTCTTCTGGGCTTTTCAAATAATTTTAATTCAGCACGCGAAATAGCCCCCAAAAGACCCATGGAACCAACAAAGACTTTCCATTTCATCCCACCATAAGGTGTTAGAAACCTAGTCCATAGTGTGAAATCTGATGGTCTCCCATAAGATGTGGTCAGTGGAGATATCGGATTAATAGCTAATAGCCCGCCTATTGTACCATCATAAAGTGTTGGAAGTAGTAGCCCATTCTCGCTAGCTTCCTTCCTAATCTTTGTTACATCAGCACCAGCTAATGCTTGAACTTTTCCATCCTTAATCTCATACCAATTCATGTTTTTAGTGTAGACATATTCATCAACTTTAGATATCCTACCATGTCTACCATAGCCTAAGACCTGGATCTTCTTATTGTCAAGGTATGCTGACCGTATAATTCTAAATAATTCTTCTTCACTGTGAATATCCATTTGAAAATTATATGTTTATAAAAAGTTTAAATACCATATCTCTACATCAGAAAGTCTTAATGTTTTTATTTTATCTTGTCTCAATTAACCTATGCCCAAAGTTGCGGTAATTATGGGAAGTAAGAACGATTGGGAATATATGAAAGATGCAGTGGACATTCTGAAAGAGTTTGGAGTGGAGGTTGAGGTAAGGGTTGTTTCAGCCCACAGAACCCCAGAGTTTATGATGGAGTTTGCGAAAACTGCATCCCAAAAGGGTATTGAAGTAATAATTGCTGGAGCAGGAGGAGCAGCCCATTTACCAGGAATGACAGCTTCCTTAACTCACCTACCTGTTATAGGTGTTCCTGTGCCTTCTAAGAACCTAAATGGACTTGACTCACTGTTATCTATAGTTCAGATGCCTTATGGGGTTCCAGTAGCTACAGTTGCTATAGGAAATAGTAAAAACGCAGCATTGCTAGCATTAAGAATATTAGGAATTAAGTATCCTGAGATCAGCGAGAAAATTAAAAAGTTTATGGAGGACATGAAGAATGAAGTCCTTAACACAAAACTCCCTTAGAATTGGGATATTAGGTGGAGGACAATTAGGATGGATGATGATATTAGAGGGAAGAAAATATCCCTTCAGTTTCTATGTTTTAGATGAACCAAATGCGCCTGCATGTAGAATAGCAGATAAGTGTTTTCCACCAGAAAAGTACAAAGAAATGATAGATGAAGTTGACGTGGTTACTTTCGAATTTGAGCATGTGTCAGATAAAGCCTTAGAATATGCACAAGGTAAGGAGAAACTATTCCCTGAAATTAATAGCGTGGAGTTGAAAAGAGAAAGATACAAGGAGAAATTGTACTATAAAGAACATAATTTACCTACACCTAGGTTTCTTGTCGCGGAAGACGGGGAAGAAGCATTGAAAATACTTAAAGAGGAGTTTAACGGTATTGGTGTACTTAAGGAAAGCTTAGGTGGATATGATGGGAAAGGACAATATTTCATTAAAGGTGACGTTAATAAATATGAGAATTTAAAGAGTAAGAAAGTTAAATTTGTAGTTGAAGAGTTCGTAAACTTTGACTATGAAGCCTCAATAGTTGCTATGAGAGATAAGAACGGTAATTTTAAGGCATATCCACCCACCTTTAACTATAACGAAAAAGGAATCTTGGTCTATAATTATGGACCGTTATACGATAATAGGTTCGAGGAGATTGCTAAAAGACTTGCAGACTCTTTGAACTATGTAGGTACCATGGGCATAGAATTCTTTGTTAGGGATGGTGAAATTTTAATAAATGAATTTGCCCCCAGAGTTCATAACACAGGTCATTATACACTAGACTCAGCTTACATTTCTCAGTTCGAACAACACATTAGAGCAATTACAGGGATAGAACTAGGTAGTACTGAATTACTTACTTTTGGAGGAATGGTTAATATACTGGGGACAGACGATGTCCCTCCAGAGGTACTAAGGTACGGTAAAGTTTACTGGTATGGAAAATCAGAAGTTAAAAAGAGGAGAAAGATGGGTCACGTAAATGTAATAGGAAAAGATTTAGAGGAAGTAAAACAAAAAATTGATATTATTATGAAACTAATATATAAACAAGGTTTAGATTTATGAAAATCAGATTCAAGCTATGGCTAGAGACAGATGATGGAAGACCAGTATTAGGAAAGGGTGGTATAAATCTTTTGAAGGAAATTACACTTACTGGATCTATTTCTAAATCTGCGAAATCAATGAATGTATCTTACAAGTTCGCTTGGGAGTACTTAAAGAAAGTAAATGAAATTTTAGGTGGGATTGACATGAAGAAAGGTGGTAAAGGAGCTGGCGGAACAATACTGTCAGAGAAACTTGTGGATATAGTAAATTTGTATGAAGAAGCCCAAAAGGAAGTCCAAAATGTACTTGACAAGTACGAAAAGAGACTTAACGAGATTTTAGAGAAGTCAGATTAAATCTCTGAGTAGTTTAGAGGTAAATTATACCCATACTCTGTCCTAGTTATCTGCTTAAGTTCTCTGCTTATTCCCTCT is drawn from Sulfolobus acidocaldarius SUSAZ and contains these coding sequences:
- a CDS encoding MarR family transcriptional regulator, which translates into the protein MDILELAILTLLSDQEELSIREIGNYLGVRNIRLSKSLKELEKKGLIFTKALIGNGDMIIGITEEGVKELYKNYIVLRDLVKEMEYSLCTKFDC
- a CDS encoding nucleoside hydrolase, whose protein sequence is MVRHFIIDCDTAEDDIMSLFMLLKHRISVEGVTIVEGNISYQQEVNNALWALEYIGEENVRVYPGSDKPLVKDFRSVEEVHGKGGIGDKIVKPQKLKPENKKALDAIVDIADRYPGELEILAISPLTNLALAYLKDKTLTEKISKVWVMGGTAWGRGNITPVAEYNIWVDPDAAKIVFNAGFDITMVPWDVIVNYPVENREWEEIRNMNTKMSKFYIDIYTHYREYSMKNEKIGGTPHPDLITTAVALDYESVVKRSDKHFVDVENCDCLTRGMVVIDYLSIWKKDPNTEVIYEINKGEFLKLLYDLLKWF
- a CDS encoding alkyldihydroxyacetonephosphate synthase: MLNEFLEKVSDQGILVLNDSEGFKRDWTPLLALREFLGQTIGKPSAVIKPKSVEEIAKVIKLANNYNACVVPYAGGSSVVGGAYHNSCTILDLSELNKVLELNEDDLTVTVEAGIKIKDLEDKLNSKGYTLDYHPQSFFLATIGGAIAHKGSGSHSSSNIEELLLWIEVVLPNGEIVRIGPDKSVRNSMGPGMLSLFIGSEGTLGVITKAKLKIKPLANYHKDLAFYFNSIDDAIKFAKEYTVRLPPPYRVVVHDSESANYMLGLPYFISLVRVRGYDQELVDVEERLIKNIALKYGGKEGEKETVRKWRDVFARNYEANFLSLVQSGYFTDTLDLAGSWSIIPKIYKELRENLYSINGVKSVLSRFTHLYTNGTCLYVMVILRQDPEVLLKVWETAAKVVIKWGGTTSHHHGVGFLKKPWILREKEDEVRLYKMFKLLLDSKGIMNPGKLVD
- a CDS encoding N5-carboxyaminoimidazole ribonucleotide mutase, with amino-acid sequence MPKVAVIMGSKNDWEYMKDAVDILKEFGVEVEVRVVSAHRTPEFMMEFAKTASQKGIEVIIAGAGGAAHLPGMTASLTHLPVIGVPVPSKNLNGLDSLLSIVQMPYGVPVATVAIGNSKNAALLALRILGIKYPEISEKIKKFMEDMKNEVLNTKLP
- a CDS encoding phosphoribosylaminoimidazole carboxylase is translated as MKSLTQNSLRIGILGGGQLGWMMILEGRKYPFSFYVLDEPNAPACRIADKCFPPEKYKEMIDEVDVVTFEFEHVSDKALEYAQGKEKLFPEINSVELKRERYKEKLYYKEHNLPTPRFLVAEDGEEALKILKEEFNGIGVLKESLGGYDGKGQYFIKGDVNKYENLKSKKVKFVVEEFVNFDYEASIVAMRDKNGNFKAYPPTFNYNEKGILVYNYGPLYDNRFEEIAKRLADSLNYVGTMGIEFFVRDGEILINEFAPRVHNTGHYTLDSAYISQFEQHIRAITGIELGSTELLTFGGMVNILGTDDVPPEVLRYGKVYWYGKSEVKKRRKMGHVNVIGKDLEEVKQKIDIIMKLIYKQGLDL
- a CDS encoding molybdenum transporter, producing MKIRFKLWLETDDGRPVLGKGGINLLKEITLTGSISKSAKSMNVSYKFAWEYLKKVNEILGGIDMKKGGKGAGGTILSEKLVDIVNLYEEAQKEVQNVLDKYEKRLNEILEKSD